A segment of the Deltaproteobacteria bacterium genome:
TTCTTCTTTTGGAACCCGGGTTGAGATAAATTTTTTCCCAATCAGGTTGATCTCTCCCATCGGAAGAATTTTGGGTTCTTTTTTTCCCTCCTCCGTCGTGATCAACAGACCCGCAATTTTTGGAAAAGTTTCTCCTTCAGAAAGGATGATGTCTTTGATGCGGCCAACCGTTTCCTGTGTATGATCTACCACAAGATTGCCAATCAGGTCGGATGCAAACATTTCGGCGGTTGGTGACATTTAAATTCGGAACGCCACGTAAATTGTCATCGACCCTCGGCCAATGAGCAGGCGGGCCAGAGAATCTTTAGTCAACTTTTTCGCCTCGCGTTCATAGTCTTCCGCGTTGTTGATACTGACGCCGTTGATTTCTAAAAGAAGGTCTCCTTCGCGCACGTCATGGTCTTCCGCACTGGAACCGGGTTGCACCTGATCGACAATCACACCGGTGTGGGGAGTTGGAAGATTGAGTTTCTTCGCATCCTCAGGTGTTATATCTCGAACGGAAAGGCCCAATACATCAGCAACAGCTTGCTCTTTGGGAGCTTGGGGTTTTTCCTGTTTGGCGGCTCCCTCTTCCTGCCGTTTGCCTACTTTGGCTTCGATCATCAGTTCTTTGCCTTGGCGCAACACTTTGAGTTTAATGGTTTTGCCGACGGTACTGCTGGCAACATAAGCACTTAAATCAAACGGTTCTTCCACTTTTTTGCCATCATACTCCAAAACAATATCGCCCCTTTTAAGACCCGACTGCTCGGCAGGAGACCCGGGCATCACACCGCCGATCAAGGCTCCCTGTTCCTGTTTCAGCCCATACGACTCGGCCAACTCCGGTGTCATTTGCTGGATCTGCACACCGAGCCATCCGCGTGTGACACTTCCCTTTGAAATAAGTTGCGGCACGGCTTCTTTTGCAAGGTTGATTGGAATGGCAAAACCAATACCGGTTCCAACACCATAAATCATTGTATTGATGCCGATAACTTCTCCTTCCGCATTGAACAGAGGCCCGCCTGAATTGCCGGGGTTGATTGAGGCATCGGTTTGAATAAATTTTGCGAAAGGAGAACGGCTATCCTGTATGACGCGGCCCTTTGCCGACACAACGCCCACTGTTACAGTCTGCTCAAAACCAAAAGGATTTCCCACAGCTACGACCCAATCGCCGGGTTCCATCAGATCAGAATTTCCAAGCGTGGCAAACGGGAAATCTTCTTTACTTTTGATTTTGATGACGGCGATATCGCTTCTTTCATCACGCCCCACTACGGAGGCCTTGAATTTGCGCCCGTCAAAAAGTTTAACGAGGATTTCATCGGCGTCCCCCACAACGTGGTTGTTGGTCAAAATATCGCCGTCTTTGTTAATGATAAAACCGGTTCCAAGACTGTGCTGTTCTTCTTCACGAGGTGCCTGATTTTCAAAAAATTTCCGGAATTCTTCGAAAGGATCCATTTCTCCGAAAGGCGAACGCGGAAAACGGTTTGCCGGGCGCTTTACTTTTTTGGTTGTGGAAATATTGACTACAGCCGCTTTCACTTTCTTGACCAGTGGAGCAAAGGAATTTGGACGACCCTCATACCATGCGGCGTTGGAGGGGAAAGAAAGCAGAAGACAAAAAACAGAGAACAAAAAAAACAGAGAAAGAGAATATTTTTTCATTTGTTGGCCTCGATAAATTGCATGCGCAAACTGTATAAAACTTGTTCCAAAATTTTTCCCTCTTCAGCGGTCAGATTGCCTTTTGT
Coding sequences within it:
- a CDS encoding DegQ family serine endoprotease, with the protein product MKKYSLSLFFLFSVFCLLLSFPSNAAWYEGRPNSFAPLVKKVKAAVVNISTTKKVKRPANRFPRSPFGEMDPFEEFRKFFENQAPREEEQHSLGTGFIINKDGDILTNNHVVGDADEILVKLFDGRKFKASVVGRDERSDIAVIKIKSKEDFPFATLGNSDLMEPGDWVVAVGNPFGFEQTVTVGVVSAKGRVIQDSRSPFAKFIQTDASINPGNSGGPLFNAEGEVIGINTMIYGVGTGIGFAIPINLAKEAVPQLISKGSVTRGWLGVQIQQMTPELAESYGLKQEQGALIGGVMPGSPAEQSGLKRGDIVLEYDGKKVEEPFDLSAYVASSTVGKTIKLKVLRQGKELMIEAKVGKRQEEGAAKQEKPQAPKEQAVADVLGLSVRDITPEDAKKLNLPTPHTGVIVDQVQPGSSAEDHDVREGDLLLEINGVSINNAEDYEREAKKLTKDSLARLLIGRGSMTIYVAFRI